The stretch of DNA TGCCCGGACGAGTCACCACTTTAATCAGCGGCGACCTGAATCATCGCGATGGACTGGCTGATCTGATCGTAGGAATTGTTGCAGACGATGGCCCGATGGTGTTGGTCTTCGACTCACCGCTGGGCGCATTGCGCGGAGCCACAATGGAGGCCCCCAGAGCAGACGCTGTGCCGGACGCCGTAGAGGCGCTTGGCCCTGAGCGGCTGCCTTCAAACCAATCGGCTCACCAATCAGCGGTGGCCCATGGCGAGGCACACCCACTGCGCCTGTCTTCATACCAATCGTTTCCTCTGTCGGCGCCAGCAACGGCGTTGGCCGTAGGGCAATTGGATGAGGGACATGACGCTGATCTCGCTATAGCAGCCGGTCATGTGTTGGTGATTGTGCCTGGCAAGGATCGAAGAGTGAGCGCCGACGATACAAGCTCAAGCGCAGAGGATTCAAGATCGCCTGTATTCGAGCATCTCTCATTGCCATCCCCGATCATCTCGCTCGCCTTGGGCGATTTCGTCTGGGACCGAAAACATCGAACAGACATCGCCACGCTGACTGAGGATGGGATTGTGCGGGTGCTTGAGAACCGGCCAGATATTAGCTGGCGCGTAGCAGCTCGCCAATACGAGATCTCAAATTTCCAATCACAAGCCGCTAGGCTGAACGGTCACGCAAACCCGATGCGTCTTGTGAGAGCGCAAGTTTCTAATCAACCGACCGATGATCTGTTGTTGTTTGATTCCGCCAACGAGCAACTCCTGATCCTCAGTTCGCAGATCGCGGACCGTCAATCGCGCCACCGATCATGGATCACGGATCACGGACCAGGAACCACGGTCCACGAATCACACATCACGGCGGTCGAGCTGTCGGGCATGCCGGTGGACGTATTGCCGATGCGATTGAACGCCGATGCTCTGGATGATTTGGTCGTGTTGCGGACAAATCAGATCACGCCGGCGGTCTTGCTGACTGAACCGCAAGCCACGTTTGTCGTCACTTCGACCGGCGACGGCGCTGATAGCAATCTGGCCGATGGCGTATGCGATGATGGCACAGGCCGCTGCACGTTGCGTGCAGCGATTGAGCAAGCCAATGCGCGTGCGGGCGCTGATTTGATTCAATTCAATATCCCCGGCGCTGCGATCCCGACGATTGCGCCGAGCCGTCCGCTGCCGCCGATCACCGAGCCGCTGACGGTGGACGGCACGACGCAACCGGCTGGTCGCGTCGAAGTGAACGGAGAGAATGCCGGATTCGCCAACGGTCTGGAGATTCTTTCGGGCCGCTGTGTTGTGCGCGGTTTGGTGATCAATCGGTTCCGCATTGATGGCATCTGGATTCTGTCCAATGGAGGAAACATCATTGAAGGAAATTTGATCGGCACGAACGCTGCCGGCACGGAGGATCGCGGAAATCAATATGGCGGCGTGCGGATTGATGATGCGCCCGACAATCTGATTGGCGGCACGACGCCGGCGGCGCGCAACGTGATTTCCGGCAACAACAGTGCAGGCATCGTGATTCTGCTCGGCGGCGCGCGAGACAATCGTGTCCAGGGCAACTTGATCGGCACGGATGTGACCGGACGCAACGGGCTGGGAAATTCCTTCGACGGCGTTGTGATTGCCGACGCCCCCGGCAACCTGATCGGCGACACCGTCGCCGGTGCTCGCAACGTCATTTCCGCTCAGGGTCATGCCGGGGTGCTGATTCAAGGAGAAGCGGCGCGTGGCGTGCAAGTTCGCGGCAATTATATCGGCACGGACGTGACCGGCTCGTTGGCGCTCGGCAAAGGAGCAGGCGTTATGATCGAGGGCGGAGCGACTGCGGCGACCATTGGCGGCTTGGCCGTGCGGCCCGGACTCGCTCCTGGCAATGTGATCGCCGGTAACACAACTGGCATTCTCATCACCGGTAGCCGGACGACCGACCATCAGATTCAAGGCAATCTGATCGGCACGAACGCAACAGGCACAGCGGCGTTACGAAATGTCATCGGCGTGCTGCTTGAAGATTCTCCCGGCAACACGGTCGGCGGAACGGTCTCCACGGCGCGTAATGTGATTGCCGCAGCCAGCAGCGGCGTGCAAATTCAGGGAACGCCTTCCAGGAACAATCGGGTCTTAGGCAACTACATCGGCACGGACATCACAGCCACCGCGCCGATAGGAAATTTCATCGGCGTCTACATTATTCGTGGTTCGAGAAACACCATTGGCGGCGCGACTGACGTCACACGAAATATCCTTTCCGGTAATGACTTTGGCGTGTACATCTTCGGCCATCAAGCCAGCGGCAACATCGTGCAGGGTAACTGGATTGGCCTCAATGTGACAGGCCGGGCGTCGTTGCCCAATACGTTCATCGGTCTGTCCATAGATAATGCGCCGGGCAATCTGATTGGCGGAACAACACCCGGCGCAACGAACGTCATTTCGGGCAATCAGGAAACCGGCGTGTTCATCCAAGGCGCTGCTGCCACAGGAAACCAGATCGTTGGCAATCTGATCGGCACAGATGTGACAGGCACACTCGCGTTGGGCAATGGGGAAGGCGTTTTCATTCGTGACGCGAGCGGCAACATGATCGGCGGAACAAGCTCCAATGCCGGTAATCTCATTTCGGGCAACCGCCGCGCCGGCGTTTTGATCACGGGGCCGAGCTCGAGCGGCAATCTCGTTCAAGGCAACTTCATTGGTGTAGATGTCAACGGTCGTGTTGGACTCGGCAATCTTCAGGGCATCACCATCAGTTTCGCTCCGGCAAACTTGATTGGCGGCGCGGTGAGCAGTGCGCGAAACGTCATCTCCGGCAATCAACGCAACGGCATTGAAATTTCCAATCCAGAGGCGATAGAAAATCGCGTCGAAGGCAATTTCATCGGCACGGATGTCACAGGGCGAATCGCTATACCAAATCGCCAACACGGCATCACCAGCAACAGCGCCGGGACTGTCATTTTGAATAATTTGATTTCTGGAAATGCCGCAACAGGTATCCAATTGACCAGTGGCAGCAACGTCGTTCAAGGCAATTTGATCGGCAGCGATGTGACCGGCACGCAAGACCTGGGCAATGGCGCAGACGGCATCAGCGTGGTCGGCTCAGGTAATCTGATTGGCGATACCCGCGCTGGCGGCGGCAATACAATCTCCGGCAACAATCGAAATGGCATCCGCATTTTTCGCGGCGATGGCAATCGCATCCAGGGCAATCGCATTGGCACGGATGTGACTGGCCTGAATCCCATAGGAAATTCCTTTCATGGGATTTTGATCGGGGAAGGCGTCGGCAACATGCTGATTGGCGGCACGAGCGAGGGCGCAGGCAACATCATCGCGTTCAATGGCAGCAACGGCGTCTCACTCAACTTCGCGGCTGGCGTCGGCACAGCCATTCTGTCCAATACAATGTTTGGCAACGGTGGACTAGCCATTGATTTGAATGAGGACGGGGTCACGCCGAATCAATTGGGCGGCCTCGGCCCCAATGATCTGCAACCATTTCCTTCGATGCTTTCGGTAACGACATCGGGCGGCAACACCACGTTGAACGGCTCGCTCAGGAGCCGGCCAAACATGAATTATCTCATCCAATTTTACGCCAACACGCAATGTGATCCATCAGAGCATGGCGAAGGCGAACGATTGCTCGGCTCAGCTACAGTCAGAACCAACGCCAATGGCGAGGTCAATTTCACCGTGACTGTGCCCCGCGCTGTTGCGACAAATCAGGTGGTGACGGCGACCGCGACGGATGCCAACAATAATACATCAGAGTTCTGTCGCTGTGTGGCAGTGACTGTGCGCCCTTGAGCAAGCACGGGCTGCGCCGATCAACAAGTGATTGCGGATGCGCTTGGGCGCGGGTTGTTGGTGCGCCCCTGAGCAAGCACGGGCTACGCCGATCAACGCTGGGTCGTGATGGCGACGGTGGGCTGGCCAGCGCTGCGTCCTAATAGCGGAAGTGCGCAGGTCAATTCTGCATCTGCCGGTGATGGCCGTGACATGTGGAGGTGGGTGCATAAGCCGGTGATGGCGGCGACTCAATCATCCGGCAGTGATCAACCAACGGGCTTTGCGTCGGTGTTGCTCGATGATCGGCCCAAGGTCCATCGTGGTGAGCACGCCGTCTTGCACAACGACCCGTCCGTTGATCAGCAGCGTATCTACCCGCTGTGGATGACACAACAACAAAGCAGCCAGCGGATCACCAGCGCCTGAGTACCCCACATCATCCAGCGCGAAAACGGCCACATCAGCGGCGCGACCACGCGTGAGCATGCCGACGTCTTCCCGACCCAAACAGGCAGCGCCGCCGACCGTCGCGAGTCGCCACGCCTTGAGCACATTCATGGCCGACGCTCCATGAATCACGCGGGTCAACAAGAGCGCCTGACGAACTTCAGCCAGCATGTGCGAGCTATCATTAGACGCGCTGCCGTCCACGCCGAGGCCGACCGGCGAACCGGCATGGCACAGATCATTGACGCGACAGACGCCTGAGCCCAACCGCATGTTTGAACTGGGGCAGTGGGCGACGCCAACCCCAGCCTGACCTAATCGCCTGACTTCGTCATCATTGAAGAAAATACCGTGAGCCAACCACACATCATCACCTAGCCAGTCGGTCTGCGCCAGCAAATCAACTGGCCGGACACCGTATGTTTCCAGACAATAGATTTCTTCATCCCTGGTTTCGGCTAGATGCGTGTGCAAGCGCACGCCTTTGTCACGCGCCAAGCGCGCCGTTTCGCGCATCAGCGCGGGCGTGACCGAAAACGGCGAGCAGGGAGCTAGCGCCACGCGGATCATGGCGCCGGGGTTCGGGTCGTGATACAGGTCAATCACTCGCTCGCAGTCCTTGAGAATGTCGTCCTCGCGCTGAACGATCGAATCCGGCGGCAGTCCGCCATCTTTCTGGCTCAAGCTCATGCTGCCGCGCGTCGGATGAAACCGGATGCCGATTTCCTGCGCCGCTCGAATCTGGGCATCTATCAATCGCGTCTGTCCACGTGGAAACAAATAATGATGATCCGTCGTCGTCGTGCAGCCGGAGAGCATCAATTCCGCCATGCCGACGAGCGCGGCCAACCGTACTGCCTCTTCATCTATGCGGGCCCAGACCGGATACAAGCTGACCAACCACTGAAACAACCCGGCATCCAACGCGGGCGGATAGGCGCGCGTCAACGTTTGGAAAAGATGGTGATGCGTGTTGATCAATCCCGGCACAACCACCTTATCGCGAGCATCAATCACGTGCTCCACCGGTATATCAGGCGGCTCGCCGCTGCCTACCTCTTCGATGAACCAATCGTTGATCAGCAGATACCCGTCACAGAGCGGCGGCTCGCCGTTTTTCATGGTCGCCAAACAAAGCGCATTCTTGATCAGCGTCCGCATAGATGGCCTATTCCCCTTGTGTCATATCCCCTTTGTGTCAGTCAATCGGCAAGCGCCATTATGAAACGACTCGGCGAGAAAACTCAAGCAGGATCATCGCCGATGGCCATCGAGGCTTGGGCAACGAACCACAGCTCATCGGCGTGAGCGGCTGATTATCGCTGGCTCGCTGGCTGAGCGAGGAACTGCTTCGCTGTTTCAATCCGGCGCTTCAAGCTCGGATGAGTGTAGAGCCAGAATTCAATCAGCAGCGGCGGGTCGGCTTCAGACAAATCCAGTGTCTCGAATTTTTCAAAGACCGAAAGAGCGGCTTCTGGATGCGGCACCACACGCAAGGCGAACACGTCCGCTTGGTGTTCCATCCGGCGACTAATGCCATTGGTCAACGGCGCAACGACAAAAGTTAACATAGCCACCAACAACAGCAGCAGCGGCAAACTGGCAACATCGGCCAGTTGATTGAAACCAAATCGGCGTTGATACCGCTCGATCAATTGCGGCGTCATGCGATGCAAGAACCACATCCCGACAAGAATCGCCAGAGCGGCCAAGCCAATGCCCTTCCAGATGTGATGAAGTTTGTAATGTCCCATTTCGTGGGCCATGACAAATTCGATTTCCTCCGCCGTGAAGCGTTCGAGCAACGTGTCGTAAAGCACAATCCGCTGCGTATCCCATAAGCCGATGACGTAGGCGTTCGTATGATGCGACTGACGACTGGCATCCATTTGGTAAACATCGTCAGCAGGAATTTGATGCTGGTGAGCCAGCGCCAAGATACGCTGTCGCAGTGCCGGGTCTTTGACCGGCTCAAATCTATTAAACAGCGGCGTGATGAACACCGGCGCAATGGCTACGACAATAATCACCCAGCCGATCAAGACGCCTGAGCCCCATAGCCACCATCGGCGCGGGGCTCGCTCAAACACCGTGTAGATGATCCACACGACCGGCAATCCGAAAACCAACATGACGGCCAGTTGTTTGAACCAATCGCTCAGCCACTCGGCGAATGATTGATTGGCAAACCCGTATCGCGTCTCGCGCCAAAAGACAAACCAATCAAATGGAAAAAGCAACGCGCTCATCAGCAAGATGAACACAGCGGCATACATCGGTACGACACCCCAGCGCCATGGCATCAGGCGGCTAATCCAGTGGCGCACTCGCGCTGACCAGCCCGTCCATATCATCAGCCATAAGACAAGCCACACGTATGCTTGATTGATGAAGTAAAACCAGTACCACCCGCGCGAATACTGGCGAGCAAGTCGCCGACGCTCCTCGCGTTCTGAGCGAGCGGAGGCGGAAGGAACATCAGCACTAGATGATTGGCTGAACGCCACGTCACCTTGCTGCTTTGTCTGCGTTGCGGGAGCGGAACGACTACCGGCCTCAGATGAATGACGAGCTTGCTGAACAAGGGCGGAAAGAACCTCAGAGGAGTTGTTCATCCCGTCCGGACGACGCCCAGAAACGATGAAAAACGCCACAGGCGGGAACGCCTGTGCCACTTTTTCAGATGAGTGAGGAGGTGGTGAATCAACCACCCGTCCGAATGCTTCCATCGGCGATGATAGAACCAAGCCGAGCAGTAGAATGAGCCATCGGATTTTGAACTGCATGATGGGTATGAAGCGTGACGCTCAGGGACGAGCGTTAGAGCGATTTTGATTGCCTTTAGCCTGGAAGTCCCGCATCTTGCTGGCCAATGCACGCTCGACACGTGCCCTCCTAGGACATTGACGGACCGCTCTAGTTGCCAACAAGCACACGGCGACAGACAGCGAGTTGGGCAAGCATGCGAAGCTCAACTGCATTCAATTGCATGGCCAGATACAAGGCACGATCCATATCCACATCGCCCAATGCGTCGAACGCATCCATCACATACTGCTGTAACGATGATTGCTCCAATCCACTGGCGGGTGAAGGTGAAGTCGGTGGATCGGCTCGATTCAAAACGGTGACGGTGAACTGAACGATATCAAAGGCGCGTGATGACTCAAGGCGCAGTGCTGCGAAGGTCAACGGAAACAATGTCTGCCAGAGGTCGCGCTGCTCGCTCGATTGCGTGGCCTGTTGGTACAGCTCCTCAAGCCAAAACAACGCAGCGCCCGATTGGCCTTGGTTGGACAATTTCTGCATGGCCAGTAACGCAACGGCCACGCGCCGTTTGAGCTGAGAGATTTGAGCTATGTAGTGTCGCGTGCGGATAAAGTCATCGGCAGCGATGGCCTGGAGCGCCAATTCTGCATTGATCGTATCGGCAGCGTGCTGATAGATCACGCGGTCTCGGATGCGAGAGAGCATCTGATAGGCTTTTTCGGCATCTCGATGGTGCGCCGCCGTAATGGCTGCGCGGGCTAACTGCTGATCCCGCGTTTGCCCGTGGCTCACTGCCGGAGCGTGATCGAATAGGTTTGTCAACCGGTCAACAGAGCGATCATGGCTGGCTGTTTCCTCGGAGCTGGTGGACCGTTGAGCGACCGGCTGCGCCGACCTGGCATGAGAAACGTTCTCCAACGCTGGCACATGTTCCGGAGCATATCGCTCAAAGAGCGGCAGGCTTTGCTGGATGATAGTCGCGTGATCCGTGGCTGAGGATGCAGAGCGGCCCTGATGGTTGTAGACAATATCTTCGGACGAGTCCCGTTGGGTTAATCGTGAGGCAAGCACATCGAGTAATTGACTGGCCTGCTCCGGATTGATCGTAGAAGCTGCTGAGGGCTGGTCCTCACTGCCTGGCGGGAAGGCAAACTCCAGCAATGAGAGCAATCCTTCGACCCCCGAGTGTTGGTTCTCAAACGAGACTCTCAGCGCCTGATCAAACAGTTGACTGGCCGAATCCGGATTGCTCTGTCGCAGATGATTCAAGAAGGTGCCGAAATCCGACGCTACGCCCTGGCGTAGGCTATCAGTGGCAAGCTGGGCGGCTTGTTCTGGATCGTGTTCGACCAACATGGTGGCCAGCTCAATGAGCTCTGATGCCGTGCTCAGGTCGGCTGAGGCATTGCTCTGGGTGGCGTTTATCTGCTCGATCAACTCTCGTTCCAGGTCACGATCCAGCGGCGCGACCCGACGCAACACCTCTAATCGGAGTTGATGTTTCTGCTCCCGCTCTTGTTCGACTCGCGCTTGTTGGTTGCCAGCGGTAGCCGGATCGTTCACGGTGAGCTTATCAATGATGGCAAAGGCGTGACGAAAATAGTGACGGGCGCGGTCCCGATCATATCGCCATAGGATTTCGCCAATGAGCGAATATCCGATCACCTGCTTGGCGACCTGCGGAACAGTGGGAACGAGTTCGGCAATGTAAGCCACTGTGCTCAATGCGCGTTGGCGCTCATCGGCGCGTTGTGTCAGCCGATCAGAGGACTCAGTTGGCTCAGCCGATCTCACCAACGCAGGCGAGACCAATCCGTTCACCGATATAACGGAGACCACATACCAAATAGTTACCTGTGTCAACATTCTCATTTCTTGTGCCTACTCCACTCGTGGCAAAACCACATGACCACGTTCCGGGCTGACCCCAATTATGCCTACGCGCCGGTCAGAATTCAAGAGACGGCGGTGGATTTGATTTTGTTTCAGGCAACTTTCTAAAAAGCCGTATACGGAGAAGGCCGATTGTGCGTCCTTGGATCATACAGGTCGCGCCTTTGATGTGGAGCTAATATACAGGCGCGGTTGGTCATGATATAATCGCCCGTCTTCACACACTGTGCATTGAGGAGATGAAACGATGCGGGGTCGCTTTTGGCCGGTCGGCGTGTTCACCGTATGGCTCGTCACGGTCATCACCGCGCATGTCCAAAGAGCCGCCGTCAATGGCGTGTCTCAGGGCACATGGTGTCAGCAGTTCGACCCGCAACGAGGGCGTGGCCAGCGTTGGTTCAGCTCGTGGCTCGTCGCGCGGGCTACTGAGACGGTTGGTCTTCGGTCATATCTTGGTGTGCGAGCACACGCAGCGCACGATATGGCGCTCGAATCCGGCGACCGCGCCAGCGTGAGCCGCTAACGATGAAGTCGGCTGGAGGGAAGCAGTCATAGAGCAGACTGATGTTCACTCAACATTCTGTGGCCATTTTCGATAGGAGGTACTCATGTTTCGATTCATGGTGTTGGTAGGATGGCTCGGCATCGTCACTGCATGCGCTCCCAAAGTGGAATATGACCTGCTGATCCGCAATGGCACGATTTATGATGGCAGCGGGGCTGATCCGTTTGTTGGCGATGTCGCTGTAAACGGCGACACGATTGTGGCGCTTGGTTCTTTGAGGAACGCGCGAGGCAAAACGGAAATTGACGCCACCGGGCTGGCTGTTGCGCCCGGCTTCATCAACATGCTCAGTTGGGCGACCGAGTCGCTCATCGAAGATGGCCATGCCCAGTCAGATATTCGACAGGGTGTGACACTGGAGGTGTTCGGCGAAGGGTGGTCTATGGGGCCGCTCAACGACAAAATGAAACGAGAGATGGTCGAACAGCAGGGCGACATCAAGTTTGCCGTCCGCTGGACGACACTGAATGAATACCTCGAATATCTGGTCAGCAAAGGCGTCTCTCCCAACGTCGCATCATTCGTTGGCGCGACGACAGTACGGATTTATGTGCTGGGTTACGAAGATCGAGCGCCGACGCCATCTGAGCTTGACCAGATGCGTATGCTGGTCAGCCAAGCCATGGAGGAAGGAGCATTGGGCGTAGGGTCATCATTGATTTATGCGCCGGCGTTTTATGCGAGCACGGAGGAGTTGATCGAGCTGTGCAAAGTCGCGTCGCGCTATGGCGGCATGTATATTTCACATCTGCGCAGCGAAGGAAATCGCCTGCTTGAAGCAGTGGACGAGCTGATCAGGATCGCACGCGAAGCTAACATTCCGGCTGAAATCTATCATCTGAAAGCTGCCGGCCAGGCCAACTGGGGTAAGCTCGATGAGGTCATCAAGAAAATTGACGCGGCTCGCCAGCAAGGCTTGCGCATCACCACAAACATGTACACCTACACGGCTGGCGCGACCGGACTGGATGCAGCGATGCCGCCATGGGTTCAGGAAGGCGGACTGTCGCAATGGATCAACCGGCTCAAAGACCCGGCCATCCGGCAGCGCGTCAAGCAAGAGATGACCACTCCGACCGACGCTTGGGAGAATCTCTTTTTGGCGGCTGGTTCGCCTGACAAGATTCTGCTGGTCGGTTTCAAGAATGACGCGCTCAAGCCGTTGACGGGAAAAACGCTGGCCGAGGTCGCCGCCATGCGAGGCACGTCACCCGAAGACACAGCCATTGATCTGGTCATCGAGGATGGCAGCCGTGTCGGCACGGTCTACTTTCTCATGTCTGAAGAGAATGTGAGAAAACAAATCGCCCTTCCTTACATGAGCTTCGGTTCGGATGCCGAAGCGCCAACGATCGGCGGTGTTTTTCTCAAATCCAATCCGCACCCGCGCGCCTATGGGACTTTCGCCCGGCTGCTCGGCAAGTACGTGCGCGACGAACGCATCATCTCGCTGCAAGAGGCCGTGCGACGCTTAACCTCCCTGCCGGCAACGAATCTGAAATTGGATCGGCGCGGCGCATTGCAGGTGGATTACTTCGCCGACATCGTCGTTTTCGATCCCAATAAGATTCAAGATCACGCCACCTTTGAGAAGCCACATCAATACGCGACTGGCGTGGTGCACGTCTTTGTCAACGGCGTCGCTGTGTTGAAAAACGGCGAGCATACAGGCGCGACGCCGGGCCGCGTCGTGCGAGGTCCCGGCTGGAAACCACCGGCCCAAACTGGTTCATGAGTTTTGCCCCTATGTTTCGATTCACGTGCGCCAGATCAAAAACAACTGTGCCATGGCGCCTGAGCTTGGTGGCGCTAAGCATCACAGGTCTATTCGGTGCAGCCGTAGCGCAAGAGCCGACGCCTGCTGCGACAGCGCAAGAGCCGACGCCTCCAGCAGAAGCCATCTCGCTACTAGGTCAACCTCTGTATCCGCCGTCGCTGCCGCCATCTCGAAAGCACGCGCTTGAAACCGAGCTGGCAGAGGCTCGCGCCGCGTATGAACAAAATCCAGATGATCCAGAGCGAATCATTTGGCTGGGTCGGCGGACAGCTTATCTGGGGCGTTACCGCGAAGCCATCCAGATTTATACCGACGGCATCAACAAACACCCGAATGATGCCAGGCTCTATCGTCATCGCGGCCATCGGTATATCACCGTTCGTCAACTGTCCAACGCCATTGCTGATCTAGAGAAAGCGGTCACGCTCATTCGTGGTCAGGCAGACCAGATCGAACCGGACGGCCAACCCAACAAGTACAATGTGCCGACCACAACGTTGCATTTCAACATCTGGTACCATCTGGGGCTAGCTTATTACCTCACTGGGGATTTCCGTAATGCGCTTCGCTGCTACCGCCAGTGCATGAAGGTGTCCCGATGGAACGATGATGCGCTTTGCGCGACCAGTCACTGGCTCTATATGACCTACCGTCGGTTGGGACGCGTCAACGAAGCAGCCGCTGTGCTCAAGCCGATTCGTCAACGCATGACTATCCTGGAGAATCACACGTATCATCAACTGCTGCTAATGTACAAAGGGCAGATCACACCGGAGAGATTATGGGCGTCGGTCAAAGAAGACGATCTGGATGCAGCGACGGTCGGTTACGGTATAGGAAATTGGCACTTCTACAACGGGCGACCCACTCAAGCCAGAGCATTTTTTAGACAAGTCATCGAACGGCCCAACTGGGCGGCATTTGGATTCATCGCTGCTGAGGCTGAATTGGCGAGGTCGAAATAATCTCCGCGCTCCGGCGTGGTATCAATCCTTGGCGTGAAGATGGACAACCAGTGGCGATAAACACCGGCAGGAATCACCACTCTCACCCCAGCAGCATACATCGGAAAAAGCAAGGCAGAGAAGTGGCGATAAACACCGGCAGGAATCGCCACTCTCACGCTTTTGCATCGTTCCGCTGTTTCGTAGGTTTTTTCCGGTGAGGTTCACAATCAGACAGAACGCCGAGAGCCTCTGCGCGCCTCACGCCGAGCTGTTTGGCAAATGACGGCTCCGGCTTGAGTGATCAATCCTCACTCATGTATCATTGCGGCTGAGCGGGGGAACTTGAAAAAGCTAACTGCTGATTTACCAAAGGAGGTGGGAAGATGAAACATTTGCACCGAGTATCTCTTTGTATCACGGTGTTGGGTTTGATGATGATTGGGTTTGCTCCTGCTGCATTCGCTCAGCAGGCCAAACTCATACAGGAAAATCAGGCGCTCGACCAGCAATGGTTAGAGGCATTCAATCGCAGCGATCTGGATGGTGTGATGAAACATTATTGGAACA from Blastocatellia bacterium encodes:
- a CDS encoding 8-oxoguanine deaminase gives rise to the protein MRTLIKNALCLATMKNGEPPLCDGYLLINDWFIEEVGSGEPPDIPVEHVIDARDKVVVPGLINTHHHLFQTLTRAYPPALDAGLFQWLVSLYPVWARIDEEAVRLAALVGMAELMLSGCTTTTDHHYLFPRGQTRLIDAQIRAAQEIGIRFHPTRGSMSLSQKDGGLPPDSIVQREDDILKDCERVIDLYHDPNPGAMIRVALAPCSPFSVTPALMRETARLARDKGVRLHTHLAETRDEEIYCLETYGVRPVDLLAQTDWLGDDVWLAHGIFFNDDEVRRLGQAGVGVAHCPSSNMRLGSGVCRVNDLCHAGSPVGLGVDGSASNDSSHMLAEVRQALLLTRVIHGASAMNVLKAWRLATVGGAACLGREDVGMLTRGRAADVAVFALDDVGYSGAGDPLAALLLCHPQRVDTLLINGRVVVQDGVLTTMDLGPIIEQHRRKARWLITAG
- a CDS encoding tetratricopeptide repeat protein, with protein sequence MFRFTCARSKTTVPWRLSLVALSITGLFGAAVAQEPTPAATAQEPTPPAEAISLLGQPLYPPSLPPSRKHALETELAEARAAYEQNPDDPERIIWLGRRTAYLGRYREAIQIYTDGINKHPNDARLYRHRGHRYITVRQLSNAIADLEKAVTLIRGQADQIEPDGQPNKYNVPTTTLHFNIWYHLGLAYYLTGDFRNALRCYRQCMKVSRWNDDALCATSHWLYMTYRRLGRVNEAAAVLKPIRQRMTILENHTYHQLLLMYKGQITPERLWASVKEDDLDAATVGYGIGNWHFYNGRPTQARAFFRQVIERPNWAAFGFIAAEAELARSK
- a CDS encoding D-aminoacylase, coding for MVLVGWLGIVTACAPKVEYDLLIRNGTIYDGSGADPFVGDVAVNGDTIVALGSLRNARGKTEIDATGLAVAPGFINMLSWATESLIEDGHAQSDIRQGVTLEVFGEGWSMGPLNDKMKREMVEQQGDIKFAVRWTTLNEYLEYLVSKGVSPNVASFVGATTVRIYVLGYEDRAPTPSELDQMRMLVSQAMEEGALGVGSSLIYAPAFYASTEELIELCKVASRYGGMYISHLRSEGNRLLEAVDELIRIAREANIPAEIYHLKAAGQANWGKLDEVIKKIDAARQQGLRITTNMYTYTAGATGLDAAMPPWVQEGGLSQWINRLKDPAIRQRVKQEMTTPTDAWENLFLAAGSPDKILLVGFKNDALKPLTGKTLAEVAAMRGTSPEDTAIDLVIEDGSRVGTVYFLMSEENVRKQIALPYMSFGSDAEAPTIGGVFLKSNPHPRAYGTFARLLGKYVRDERIISLQEAVRRLTSLPATNLKLDRRGALQVDYFADIVVFDPNKIQDHATFEKPHQYATGVVHVFVNGVAVLKNGEHTGATPGRVVRGPGWKPPAQTGS
- a CDS encoding M48 family metallopeptidase, producing MQFKIRWLILLLGLVLSSPMEAFGRVVDSPPPHSSEKVAQAFPPVAFFIVSGRRPDGMNNSSEVLSALVQQARHSSEAGSRSAPATQTKQQGDVAFSQSSSADVPSASARSEREERRRLARQYSRGWYWFYFINQAYVWLVLWLMIWTGWSARVRHWISRLMPWRWGVVPMYAAVFILLMSALLFPFDWFVFWRETRYGFANQSFAEWLSDWFKQLAVMLVFGLPVVWIIYTVFERAPRRWWLWGSGVLIGWVIIVVAIAPVFITPLFNRFEPVKDPALRQRILALAHQHQIPADDVYQMDASRQSHHTNAYVIGLWDTQRIVLYDTLLERFTAEEIEFVMAHEMGHYKLHHIWKGIGLAALAILVGMWFLHRMTPQLIERYQRRFGFNQLADVASLPLLLLLVAMLTFVVAPLTNGISRRMEHQADVFALRVVPHPEAALSVFEKFETLDLSEADPPLLIEFWLYTHPSLKRRIETAKQFLAQPASQR